One stretch of Proteiniborus sp. DW1 DNA includes these proteins:
- a CDS encoding ATP-binding protein, with the protein MKGKERRMFPGGNTSKGFFSYFDYIIDRKEANKIIILKGGPGTGKSSMMRKIGLYMQERGYDVEYHHCASDRESIDSIMIPKLKIAILDGTAPHVTDPKYPGAIDMIINLGEHWNSKGLEGNREEIIKVIDRNSKYYKSAYKYFGAARLIQEDTIWKMEEALDFGKLNVLAYDLINEIFIGASVAYKIGKERHLFGSAYTPTGWAEHTDTLLRDIEKTYYIKGELGTGKTTLMKKIYLEAIQRGFDVEVFHTPLIPEKIETIIIKDLGVALSIMEAAKSKSFKVIDLDEYVNKEIYNNYKDSIIDNKKVYESLISIAIEKLAGAKKNHDLMEAQYIPNMNYDEINKVRDRVIEIILEYES; encoded by the coding sequence ATGAAAGGTAAAGAAAGAAGAATGTTTCCTGGAGGCAATACGTCAAAAGGCTTCTTTTCATATTTTGACTATATAATTGATAGAAAAGAGGCTAATAAGATAATTATATTAAAGGGAGGACCTGGCACAGGTAAGTCCTCAATGATGCGTAAGATTGGACTTTATATGCAAGAAAGAGGCTATGATGTAGAATATCATCATTGTGCTTCAGATAGAGAATCCATTGATAGTATAATGATACCTAAACTAAAAATCGCAATATTAGATGGTACAGCACCACATGTAACTGATCCCAAATATCCTGGTGCCATAGACATGATAATTAATCTAGGAGAACACTGGAACTCAAAAGGTCTAGAAGGAAATAGGGAAGAAATAATTAAGGTAATAGATAGAAATAGCAAATATTATAAAAGTGCATACAAATACTTTGGAGCTGCAAGGCTTATTCAAGAGGATACAATATGGAAAATGGAAGAAGCTTTAGACTTCGGAAAACTTAATGTTTTAGCCTATGATTTAATAAACGAAATATTTATTGGAGCATCAGTGGCATATAAGATAGGTAAAGAAAGACACTTATTTGGCAGTGCATACACTCCAACAGGATGGGCAGAGCACACAGATACACTACTTAGAGACATTGAAAAGACCTATTATATAAAGGGAGAACTAGGTACAGGGAAAACAACTTTGATGAAAAAAATATACCTAGAAGCTATTCAGAGAGGCTTTGATGTAGAAGTTTTCCATACACCACTCATACCAGAGAAGATAGAGACTATTATAATCAAAGATTTAGGAGTAGCTCTATCTATAATGGAGGCAGCTAAGAGCAAAAGCTTCAAAGTTATAGACTTAGACGAATACGTTAATAAAGAAATATACAATAACTACAAGGATAGCATAATAGATAACAAAAAAGTTTATGAAAGTTTAATTTCCATTGCCATAGAAAAGTTAGCCGGTGCAAAGAAGAACCACGATTTAATGGAAGCACAGTATATTCCAAATATGAATTATGATGAAATAAATAAAGTTAGAGACAGGGTAATTGAAATTATATTAGAATATGAAAGCTAA
- the htpG gene encoding molecular chaperone HtpG encodes MVKKEFKAESKRLLDLMINSIYTHKEIFLRELISNASDAIDKMYYKALTDNNIVFNKDDYYIKVSVDKDSRIIKVFDTGIGMTKEELEENLGTIAKSGSFTFKNENELKDGYDIIGQFGVGFYSAFMVADTVTVFSKAFGSEQGYKWESSGADGYTIEPCNKESVGTEIILKIKENTDDENYDEFLEEYRIKSIIKKYSDFIRYPIKMDISIRKLKEGTENEYEEVVEEKVVNSMVPIWRKNKTELTNEDYENFYSEKHYGFDKPIKHIHISADGAVRYNSILFIPEKTPFDFYTTEYEKGLELYSSGVLIMEKCPDLLPDYFSFVKGMVDSEDLSLNISRELLQHDRQLKIIAKRIKEKIKSELQLLLKNEREKYEKFYESFGRQLKYGVYSDFGQNRETLQDLLMFYSSTEKKMVTLDEYVSRMKENQKYIYYASGDSVERIDKMPQIDLLSEQGYEILYFTDDIDEFAIRMLMNYKEKEFKSVSSGDLGIEDNDKDKEEKQNSDSEENKDIFEFMKNTLSTKVKDVRASKRLKNHPVCLATEGELTIEMEKVLNALPNAQEIKAEKILEINTNHEVFSALKKAYENDKEKLKLYTDVLYNQALLIEGLPINDPVEFTNNICKLMA; translated from the coding sequence ATGGTAAAAAAAGAATTTAAAGCTGAGTCTAAACGATTACTAGACCTAATGATAAACTCTATTTATACTCATAAGGAAATATTCTTAAGGGAACTGATTTCTAATGCAAGTGATGCCATTGATAAAATGTACTACAAAGCACTAACAGATAATAACATAGTATTTAATAAAGATGATTATTACATTAAAGTTTCTGTAGATAAGGATAGCAGGATAATAAAAGTATTTGACACAGGAATTGGTATGACAAAAGAAGAACTAGAAGAAAACTTAGGAACAATAGCAAAAAGTGGTTCCTTTACATTTAAGAATGAAAATGAATTAAAAGACGGATACGATATCATCGGCCAATTTGGTGTAGGCTTCTACTCCGCATTTATGGTAGCAGATACAGTTACGGTTTTTAGCAAAGCATTTGGTTCTGAGCAAGGCTATAAGTGGGAGTCATCTGGCGCTGATGGATATACTATTGAGCCATGTAATAAGGAAAGTGTTGGTACAGAAATAATACTAAAAATAAAAGAAAATACTGATGATGAAAACTATGATGAATTCTTAGAAGAGTATAGAATTAAATCTATAATAAAGAAATATTCAGATTTCATAAGGTACCCAATTAAAATGGATATTAGCATAAGAAAGCTTAAGGAAGGCACTGAAAATGAATATGAAGAAGTAGTTGAGGAAAAAGTTGTCAATAGCATGGTTCCTATATGGCGTAAGAATAAAACTGAACTTACTAATGAAGACTATGAAAACTTCTATTCTGAGAAACACTATGGCTTTGACAAGCCTATAAAACACATACATATTAGCGCTGATGGAGCTGTAAGATATAACTCTATTCTATTTATTCCAGAAAAAACTCCTTTTGACTTTTATACTACAGAGTACGAAAAGGGTCTTGAACTATACTCAAGTGGAGTATTAATTATGGAAAAATGCCCTGACCTACTGCCAGATTATTTTAGCTTTGTAAAAGGTATGGTTGATTCTGAAGATTTATCATTGAATATTTCCAGAGAACTTCTGCAACATGATAGACAGCTAAAAATAATCGCTAAAAGAATCAAGGAGAAAATTAAAAGTGAATTGCAATTACTTCTAAAAAATGAAAGAGAAAAATATGAAAAGTTCTATGAGAGCTTTGGTAGACAATTAAAATATGGAGTCTACAGTGATTTTGGTCAAAATAGAGAAACTCTTCAAGATTTATTAATGTTCTATTCTTCTACAGAAAAGAAAATGGTTACTTTAGATGAATATGTAAGTAGGATGAAGGAAAATCAAAAGTACATTTACTATGCATCAGGAGACTCTGTTGAAAGAATTGATAAAATGCCTCAAATTGATCTTTTATCAGAGCAAGGATATGAAATACTATACTTTACTGATGATATAGATGAATTTGCAATTCGTATGCTAATGAATTATAAGGAAAAAGAATTTAAATCCGTATCTAGTGGAGATTTAGGTATTGAAGATAATGATAAGGATAAAGAGGAAAAGCAAAACTCTGATTCTGAAGAAAATAAGGACATATTTGAGTTTATGAAGAACACACTATCAACTAAAGTAAAAGATGTTAGAGCATCAAAAAGACTTAAAAACCATCCAGTATGTCTTGCAACTGAAGGGGAGCTAACTATAGAAATGGAAAAAGTTCTAAATGCGCTTCCTAATGCTCAAGAAATAAAAGCTGAGAAAATACTAGAGATTAATACAAATCATGAAGTATTTAGTGCTTTAAAGAAAGCCTATGAAAACGATAAAGAAAAACTAAAATTATATACTGATGTTTTATATAATCAAGCATTGCTTATTGAGGGATTACCTATAAATGACCCTGTAGAATTTACAAATAATATTTGCAAGCTAATGGCTTAG
- a CDS encoding GIY-YIG nuclease family protein yields MNKLATKESKTQKTSHREKVFVYMVRCKNNSLYTGWTTDLERRVKEHNKGTGSKYTRANGPVELVYFEEMQDRVEAAKREYAIKQLTKEEKELLVNQHLLKSRVL; encoded by the coding sequence ATGAATAAATTAGCTACAAAAGAGAGTAAAACACAAAAAACTAGTCATAGGGAAAAAGTCTTTGTGTATATGGTAAGATGTAAAAATAATTCACTATACACAGGCTGGACAACGGATTTAGAACGTAGAGTAAAGGAACACAATAAAGGAACAGGCTCTAAATACACTAGGGCAAATGGACCAGTAGAGCTTGTCTACTTTGAAGAAATGCAGGATAGAGTAGAGGCGGCTAAAAGGGAATACGCAATAAAGCAATTGACTAAGGAGGAAAAAGAGCTTCTAGTAAATCAGCATCTGCTTAAATCTAGAGTACTCTAA
- the addA gene encoding helicase-exonuclease AddAB subunit AddA, whose product MPKWTEAQKEAITCRGCNLLVSAAAGSGKTAVLVERIIKLVTEDMVDIDKLLIVTFTNAAAGEMRERILLALMEEIEKGGENEEKLRRQISLLTKSHITTVHSFCINVVRRHFHLIDIDPVFKIGDTTELQIMLQDILEELLESEYEKGHEDFIRLVESFGGNRNDINLENLILRIYSFIQSKPYPEKWLEEMIEMFSMNQEELEQSIWIKTIVDSIKIDLSGAKDLINEAIKVCNKPNGPESYLDALRSDLINIERLEEALEKEGIARFNQLLASISHDKLKRVSKDVDEELKKEAAKLRDSYKAIIDSTFKKDVFNKSIEQYRAEINELYPLMKYLYHLVVEFSQMYTSKKIEKGIIDFNDLEHYTLRILENEEVSEEYRNKFEYIFVDEYQDSNIVQETIINRMKRDNNLFFVGDVKQSIYRFRLADPSLFLEKYNSYVSDASGLNKRIDLSKNFRSRKEILDGVNFIFENIMSEKLGEVEYNEAAFLYEGAKYKKHIDGDKPIEINIIEKMTDGLEDLDEELEEMASIEVEARIIANKIKELVEKTTYDVKSESFRKIEYKDIVILLRTMKNWASVFNDVLKNENIPVYADDNAGYLDALEIKIFLNFLSIIDNKRQDIPLLSVMRSPIGGFTTEELINIRVSNKGTSYYNAIKSYIQSNDDNLSNKLSSFIGNLNKWAEESRYSKLDEFIWKLMIDTGYYHYFGAMPGGIQRQANLRILVDRACEFDKSTANGLFNFIRFIEKLKSSSGDMGTAKTLGENENVVRIMSIHKSKGLEFPAVILAGLGKQFNLMDARDDILIHKDLGLGPKYVDAIKRRYTNTLPQIAIKKKVKLESLSEEMRILYVALTRAKDRLILVGSIKDVPKEAKKWCKETNLYYLSNSKNYFDWICNSLAKHSHGNILRELAGIEDMYGSLPEEDESKEISFKINILSRKDLYIADQSEPVNKKEFRHKLEYFNDYSPSNYSDEINRRFSWSYEYNNSINIPSKMSVSDIKKTTFKSLEALNYKIPSIVKMPKFLEGKKPFTKAEIGTIIHFVMQHLNLSNALDRESIEKKVDEMVIEELLSDEEAKVVDIDKILNFCKSPIGLRLLSSNNVNREVPFVLNKKAAEVLDIQDCTENILIQGIIDCYFEEEGELVLIDYKTDYILEGNLENMVDKYRGQMALYKEALEKITERKVKEIYIYSFELDKEVKVE is encoded by the coding sequence ATGCCAAAATGGACAGAAGCACAAAAGGAAGCAATAACTTGTAGAGGTTGTAACTTATTAGTATCAGCTGCAGCTGGTTCTGGAAAAACAGCAGTATTAGTTGAAAGAATAATAAAATTAGTAACTGAGGATATGGTAGACATAGATAAACTATTAATAGTAACCTTTACTAATGCAGCAGCAGGAGAAATGAGAGAAAGAATACTTCTTGCACTGATGGAAGAAATAGAAAAAGGTGGAGAAAATGAGGAAAAGCTAAGGAGACAAATAAGCCTACTAACCAAATCACATATTACAACAGTCCATTCATTTTGTATAAATGTAGTTAGAAGGCATTTTCACCTTATAGATATAGATCCAGTCTTTAAGATAGGGGATACTACTGAACTACAAATCATGCTTCAAGATATTTTGGAGGAACTTTTAGAATCTGAATATGAAAAGGGACATGAGGACTTTATTAGATTAGTAGAGAGTTTCGGAGGAAATAGAAACGATATTAATCTTGAGAATTTGATTCTTAGAATTTATTCATTTATTCAAAGTAAGCCTTATCCAGAGAAATGGCTTGAAGAAATGATTGAAATGTTTAGTATGAACCAAGAAGAGTTGGAGCAAAGTATTTGGATAAAAACCATTGTAGATAGCATAAAAATTGATTTAAGTGGAGCTAAGGATTTAATAAATGAAGCAATTAAGGTTTGTAACAAGCCAAATGGACCAGAAAGCTATCTAGATGCCTTAAGAAGTGATTTAATCAATATTGAAAGGTTAGAGGAAGCCTTAGAGAAAGAAGGTATTGCGAGATTTAATCAGCTTTTAGCAAGTATCAGTCATGATAAACTAAAGAGAGTTTCAAAGGATGTAGACGAGGAACTAAAAAAAGAAGCCGCTAAATTAAGAGATAGCTATAAAGCTATTATTGACAGTACATTTAAGAAAGATGTATTTAATAAGAGTATTGAACAATATAGAGCTGAGATAAATGAACTATATCCTCTTATGAAGTATTTATATCATTTAGTAGTAGAGTTTTCACAGATGTACACAAGTAAGAAAATAGAAAAGGGCATAATAGATTTCAATGACCTAGAGCATTATACATTAAGAATTCTAGAAAATGAAGAAGTTAGCGAAGAGTACAGAAACAAATTTGAGTATATATTTGTAGACGAATATCAGGATAGTAATATAGTTCAAGAGACTATAATAAATAGAATGAAAAGGGATAATAATTTGTTTTTCGTAGGAGATGTTAAGCAGAGTATATATAGATTTAGACTTGCAGATCCATCACTTTTCTTGGAAAAATATAATTCATACGTTAGCGATGCATCGGGTCTAAATAAAAGAATAGATTTATCTAAAAACTTTAGGAGTAGAAAAGAAATACTAGATGGAGTAAACTTTATATTCGAAAATATAATGTCAGAAAAGCTAGGAGAAGTGGAATATAACGAAGCAGCATTTTTATATGAGGGAGCAAAATATAAAAAGCATATTGATGGAGATAAGCCTATTGAAATAAATATAATTGAAAAGATGACAGATGGATTAGAGGACTTAGATGAAGAACTAGAGGAAATGGCTAGTATAGAAGTAGAGGCAAGAATAATAGCAAATAAAATAAAGGAGTTAGTTGAAAAGACGACCTATGATGTAAAGAGTGAAAGCTTTAGAAAAATTGAATACAAAGACATAGTTATACTCCTTAGAACAATGAAAAATTGGGCATCTGTTTTTAATGATGTATTGAAAAATGAAAATATACCTGTGTACGCAGATGACAATGCAGGATACTTAGATGCACTTGAAATAAAGATATTTTTAAATTTTCTAAGTATAATAGATAACAAAAGACAGGACATTCCATTATTAAGTGTTATGAGATCACCTATTGGAGGCTTTACTACAGAGGAATTAATTAATATAAGAGTATCAAATAAAGGGACTAGCTATTACAATGCAATAAAAAGTTATATACAATCTAATGATGATAATCTAAGCAATAAGCTTTCTAGTTTTATAGGCAATTTAAATAAATGGGCAGAGGAATCTAGGTACTCTAAGCTTGATGAATTCATATGGAAGCTTATGATTGATACTGGATACTATCATTATTTTGGTGCAATGCCTGGTGGCATCCAAAGACAAGCTAACCTAAGAATACTTGTGGATAGAGCCTGTGAATTTGATAAAAGCACAGCCAATGGATTATTCAATTTTATTAGATTTATTGAAAAGCTGAAAAGTAGTAGTGGGGATATGGGAACTGCGAAGACACTAGGTGAAAATGAAAATGTTGTAAGAATTATGAGTATACACAAGAGCAAAGGGCTTGAATTCCCTGCAGTAATTCTTGCAGGACTTGGAAAGCAATTTAATCTTATGGATGCTAGGGATGATATATTGATTCATAAGGATTTAGGGCTTGGACCTAAGTATGTTGATGCAATAAAAAGAAGATATACAAATACACTACCTCAAATTGCCATAAAGAAAAAAGTAAAATTAGAAAGCCTTTCGGAAGAGATGAGAATACTTTATGTTGCATTGACTAGAGCAAAGGATAGACTAATTCTTGTAGGAAGCATAAAGGATGTCCCAAAGGAAGCAAAGAAATGGTGCAAGGAAACTAATCTATACTATTTATCTAATAGTAAAAACTATTTTGACTGGATATGCAACAGTCTTGCAAAACATTCTCATGGGAATATTTTAAGGGAACTTGCTGGAATAGAGGATATGTATGGAAGCTTACCTGAAGAGGATGAAAGCAAAGAGATAAGCTTTAAAATCAACATATTATCAAGAAAAGACTTATATATAGCCGACCAGTCTGAACCAGTAAATAAAAAGGAGTTTAGACATAAGCTAGAGTATTTTAATGATTACAGCCCTAGCAATTATAGTGATGAGATTAATAGAAGATTTAGTTGGAGTTATGAGTATAATAATTCAATCAATATACCTTCAAAAATGTCTGTTTCAGATATTAAGAAGACTACCTTTAAATCCTTAGAGGCATTAAATTATAAGATACCATCAATTGTAAAGATGCCAAAGTTTTTAGAAGGTAAAAAACCTTTTACAAAGGCAGAGATAGGTACTATAATTCACTTTGTAATGCAGCATCTTAACCTAAGTAATGCTCTAGATAGAGAATCTATAGAAAAAAAAGTAGATGAAATGGTCATAGAAGAGCTATTATCAGATGAAGAAGCTAAGGTAGTAGATATAGATAAGATACTTAACTTCTGCAAGAGTCCTATAGGTCTAAGATTATTGTCTTCAAATAATGTCAATAGAGAGGTACCTTTTGTTTTAAATAAAAAGGCAGCAGAGGTTTTAGATATACAGGATTGTACTGAAAATATACTTATACAGGGTATTATTGACTGTTATTTTGAAGAAGAAGGGGAATTAGTTTTAATTGACTATAAAACTGATTACATTCTAGAGGGTAACTTGGAAAATATGGTGGATAAATACAGAGGACAGATGGCTTTATATAAAGAGGCTCTTGAAAAGATTACGGAAAGAAAGGTTAAAGAAATATATATATATTCTTTTGAATTAGATAAAGAGGTAAAAGTAGAATGA
- the addB gene encoding helicase-exonuclease AddAB subunit AddB, which produces MKIRYILGRAGSGKTSRILDEIEYRLKEKSNHKLILLVPEQFTLQAEADLIFKKNLQGIMRVEVLSFQRLGYKVLNEVGGIKKTAINELGKIMVLRKLFEENAKDLTVFNKASKKDGFLSSFCQLITELKKDDIQTEVIEEKLESITQDCMLKRKLKDISLIYSKFNEYMEGKYADDEDKMKLVIEKLDNSIYFDDAEIWVDGFNSFSALEYKIIEKLMLKSRKLNVSLTLDLNSSNDANIFRTTLNTYGRLRKIAQQNSVEERKTVLNINPIYKNQEIWHLEQQLFAYPYRKYEKKTERIKVFYSLNQYTEIENVASQIVSLVRDKNYRWRDISVVCNIIDVYSPTIKRVFSEYGIPYFIDEKRSIMNNPIVKFIISGLEIVSRNFRYDDIFKFIKTGFSDLDKNEYEELENYVLRYGIMGDKWLDDFAYGEQSSELERINSIRKKFTEHILEFKKKVKSKTRVDEITKYLFEFLTVMNIEEKLNNLIEDQKDKGYLDLVNENTQIWNILMEVLDQLVEILGDKKVTISEYVKILESGLLEYQVGVIPPTMDQVLVGNLDRSRSHDIKALFVVGVNDGILPSTIEEGGLLLDEEKADMKSLGIEISTDSETKACEEEFSVYASFTKPSDYLFISYALGDSEGKTIRPSMYIDRIKKVYSNLTIYSDIVKDEESELNLVSTPMSTFKYLVENLRNALDGDNINSIWWDIYNWYFNKDEWREKLKIVIEGLYHKNQQERIDEHYTRQIYQVPFRTSISRLEKFVNCPYSHFVKYGLAPEERKIHEIKSPDIGMLFHDSIEEFSKELTLENLSWSDIDRNKSDEIVEKVLDKMIDDFQHGLLLSTNRYKYMVNRLKRISKRALWTITEHIRKGDFVPKQHEVIFGDGPNSKIPPIIISLPNGDEVRLEGRIDRVDVLEGEKESFVKIIDYKSGTKAFSLSDVYYGLQIQLLVYADAIISNGDKLVKSDIYPAGVFYFRIDDPMVQSDEEDLEIIEKEIAKKLKLDGIILKDINIVRAIDRDIEETNHSTVIPVSINKDGSFSKNSSVLDKEELNMLIKHVKGLISEIAEEILKGKIKIEPCKTDKYVSCTYCEFSTICQFETSFEDNKFKNIKKLKDEDVLQKIKEKTGGEE; this is translated from the coding sequence ATGAAAATTAGATATATTTTAGGACGAGCTGGTTCAGGGAAGACAAGTAGAATCTTGGATGAGATTGAGTACAGATTAAAAGAGAAAAGCAATCATAAGCTTATACTTTTAGTTCCTGAACAATTTACTTTACAGGCAGAAGCAGATTTAATATTCAAGAAAAACCTCCAAGGTATTATGAGAGTAGAGGTACTAAGCTTTCAAAGGCTTGGTTATAAGGTTTTGAATGAAGTAGGAGGTATCAAAAAAACTGCTATAAATGAATTAGGAAAGATAATGGTACTTAGAAAGCTATTTGAAGAAAATGCAAAAGATTTGACTGTTTTTAATAAAGCTTCGAAAAAGGATGGTTTTTTATCAAGCTTTTGTCAGCTCATAACTGAACTCAAGAAGGACGATATTCAAACCGAAGTTATTGAAGAAAAGCTAGAGAGCATTACACAGGATTGTATGCTAAAGAGAAAGCTAAAGGATATATCACTTATATACAGTAAGTTCAATGAGTATATGGAAGGCAAATATGCTGATGATGAAGATAAGATGAAGTTAGTCATAGAAAAGCTTGATAATTCTATTTATTTTGATGATGCAGAGATTTGGGTTGATGGATTTAATAGCTTTTCGGCCTTAGAGTATAAGATAATAGAAAAGCTTATGCTAAAGAGTAGAAAACTAAATGTTTCTCTTACTTTGGATTTAAACAGTTCAAATGATGCAAATATATTTAGGACTACACTTAACACATATGGAAGACTGAGAAAAATAGCTCAACAAAATAGTGTAGAAGAAAGAAAGACTGTACTAAATATAAATCCAATTTATAAGAATCAGGAAATTTGGCATCTGGAACAACAACTATTCGCATACCCCTATAGAAAATATGAGAAGAAGACAGAAAGAATTAAGGTTTTCTATAGTTTAAACCAGTATACAGAAATTGAAAATGTTGCATCTCAAATAGTGTCACTTGTAAGAGACAAGAATTACAGATGGAGGGATATTTCTGTAGTATGTAATATAATTGATGTTTATAGTCCAACTATAAAAAGGGTTTTTAGTGAATATGGTATTCCATACTTTATTGATGAAAAAAGAAGTATAATGAATAATCCAATAGTGAAATTTATCATATCAGGTCTTGAAATAGTTTCTAGGAATTTTAGATATGATGACATTTTTAAATTTATTAAGACAGGTTTTAGTGATTTAGATAAAAATGAATACGAAGAACTAGAAAACTATGTTCTTAGATATGGCATTATGGGTGACAAGTGGCTAGATGATTTTGCATATGGGGAGCAGTCATCAGAGTTAGAAAGAATTAATAGTATCAGAAAAAAATTTACAGAGCATATTTTAGAATTTAAAAAGAAAGTAAAAAGCAAAACGAGAGTAGATGAAATCACTAAATATCTATTTGAGTTTCTAACAGTCATGAATATTGAAGAAAAGCTAAATAATCTAATTGAGGACCAGAAAGATAAAGGATACTTAGATTTGGTTAATGAAAACACTCAAATTTGGAATATACTCATGGAAGTATTAGACCAGTTAGTAGAGATACTAGGGGACAAGAAGGTCACAATTAGTGAATATGTAAAGATACTAGAGTCAGGACTTCTAGAATATCAGGTGGGGGTAATACCACCTACAATGGATCAGGTTCTAGTTGGAAACTTAGATAGATCTAGAAGCCATGATATAAAGGCATTATTCGTTGTAGGTGTAAATGATGGAATACTTCCTTCTACTATAGAGGAAGGTGGACTACTGCTTGACGAAGAGAAGGCAGATATGAAGAGTTTAGGCATAGAGATTTCTACAGATAGTGAAACAAAGGCCTGCGAAGAAGAGTTTTCTGTATATGCTTCATTTACCAAACCTAGCGATTATTTATTCATTAGCTATGCATTAGGTGATAGCGAGGGAAAAACCATAAGGCCTTCAATGTATATAGACAGGATAAAAAAAGTTTATAGCAATCTTACTATATATAGTGACATAGTAAAGGATGAAGAAAGTGAGTTAAACTTAGTATCTACACCCATGTCTACCTTTAAGTATCTAGTTGAAAACCTTAGAAATGCTTTAGATGGAGATAATATAAATAGTATATGGTGGGACATATATAATTGGTATTTCAATAAGGATGAATGGAGAGAAAAACTAAAAATAGTTATAGAAGGCCTATATCATAAAAATCAACAAGAAAGAATTGATGAGCATTATACAAGACAGATTTATCAAGTACCATTTAGAACTAGTATTTCTAGACTAGAAAAGTTTGTGAATTGCCCTTATTCGCATTTTGTGAAATATGGATTAGCACCAGAAGAAAGAAAAATTCATGAGATAAAAAGCCCTGATATAGGCATGTTGTTCCATGATTCAATTGAGGAATTTTCTAAAGAGCTTACATTGGAAAATCTAAGCTGGAGTGATATTGACCGCAATAAATCAGATGAGATTGTAGAAAAGGTACTTGATAAGATGATAGACGACTTCCAACATGGACTATTGTTAAGCACTAATAGATACAAGTATATGGTAAATAGACTAAAGAGAATAAGCAAGAGGGCCTTATGGACAATAACTGAACACATAAGAAAGGGAGACTTTGTTCCTAAACAGCACGAGGTAATATTTGGTGATGGACCAAATAGCAAAATACCTCCAATAATTATAAGCCTTCCAAATGGTGACGAAGTAAGGCTAGAAGGAAGAATTGATAGAGTAGATGTTCTAGAAGGAGAAAAAGAAAGCTTCGTAAAGATAATAGACTATAAGTCAGGCACTAAAGCCTTTAGTCTTTCTGACGTCTACTATGGACTGCAAATACAGCTACTAGTCTATGCAGATGCAATTATCTCTAATGGGGATAAGCTAGTAAAAAGTGATATTTATCCTGCAGGAGTTTTCTACTTTAGAATAGATGACCCAATGGTACAATCTGATGAAGAAGATTTAGAAATAATTGAGAAAGAAATAGCTAAGAAATTAAAATTAGATGGAATAATCCTAAAAGACATAAATATAGTCAGAGCCATTGATAGAGATATTGAGGAAACTAATCATTCAACTGTAATACCAGTAAGTATCAATAAGGATGGGAGCTTTTCAAAGAACTCTTCAGTTTTAGATAAAGAGGAATTAAACATGCTTATTAAGCATGTTAAGGGATTAATATCTGAAATTGCAGAGGAGATACTGAAAGGAAAGATAAAAATAGAGCCTTGTAAAACAGACAAATATGTATCCTGTACATATTGTGAATTCTCAACTATATGCCAATTTGAAACTAGCTTTGAGGACAACAAATTCAAAAATATAAAGAAATTAAAAGATGAGGATGTTTTGCAAAAAATCAAGGAGAAGACAGGAGGTGAAGAATAA
- a CDS encoding DsrE/DsrF/DrsH-like family protein, whose amino-acid sequence MSKKLNLLVFSGDYDKALAALILANGASELDMEVTIFCAFWGLLMVREENKFQAKHKSFFEKMFSMFTPNSAEKLALSRMNMCGVGKGMLKKMMKDKEKPMLKDFLDGARRKGVKFYGCKLSVEVMGFKKEDFIPELEIIEVYQYLKDASESDIQLFI is encoded by the coding sequence TTGTCTAAAAAATTAAATTTATTAGTTTTTAGTGGTGATTATGATAAGGCATTGGCTGCACTAATACTTGCTAATGGTGCAAGTGAGCTAGATATGGAGGTCACAATATTTTGTGCTTTTTGGGGATTACTAATGGTAAGAGAAGAGAATAAGTTTCAAGCTAAACATAAGTCTTTTTTTGAAAAGATGTTCAGCATGTTTACTCCTAATAGTGCTGAGAAGTTAGCATTATCAAGGATGAACATGTGTGGAGTAGGTAAAGGAATGCTAAAAAAAATGATGAAAGATAAAGAAAAACCAATGCTAAAAGATTTTTTAGATGGTGCTAGAAGGAAAGGAGTTAAGTTTTATGGATGTAAATTATCTGTAGAAGTCATGGGATTTAAAAAGGAAGACTTTATACCTGAGTTGGAGATTATAGAAGTATATCAATATCTTAAGGATGCATCAGAATCTGATATTCAGCTTTTTATATAA